From Callospermophilus lateralis isolate mCalLat2 chromosome 5, mCalLat2.hap1, whole genome shotgun sequence, a single genomic window includes:
- the Ticam2 gene encoding TIR domain-containing adapter molecule 2, translating to MGIGKSKVGICPFSLSWGKSHSVYTSQDHRESEPKKLEDISLSDVVEQNNTTEEQIGGQEGAEAREEIPEAEAEEEVFLKFVILHAEDDTDEALRVQNLLQNDFGIKPGIIFAEMPCGRPHLQNLDDAVNGSAWTILLLTENFLRDTWCNFQFYTSLMNSVNRQHKYNSVIPMRPLNSPLPRERTPFALQTINALEEESRGFSTQVERIFQESVYKTQQTIWRETRNLAQRQFIA from the coding sequence ATGGGTATCGGGAAGTCTAAAGTAGGGATCtgccctttttctctctcttgggGTAAAAGCCACAGTGTTTATACAAGTCAAGACCATCGTGAGTCAGAGCCCAAGAAATTGGAAGACATCTCCTTGAGTGATGTTGTGGAGCAGAACAATACCACAGAGGAGCAAATAGGTGGGCAGGAAGGAGCTGAGGCGAGGGAAGAAATTCCTGAAGCGGAAGCAGAAGAAGAGGTGTTCCTTAAATTTGTGATACTGCATGCAGAAGATGACACAGATGAAGCCCTCCGGGTCCAGAATCTACTACAAAATGACTTTGGTATCAAGCCTGGAATCATCTTTGCTGAGATGCCATGTGGCCGACCACATTTACAGAATTTAGATGATGCTGTCAATGGGTCTGCGTGGACAATCCTATTACTGACTGAGAACTTTTTAAGAGATACCTGGTGTAATTTTCAGTTCTATACATCCCTAATGAATTCGGTGAACAGGCAGCACAAATACAACTCTGTCATACCTATGCGGCCCCTGAACAGTCCCCTTCCCCGGGAAAGGACTCCCTTTGCTCTGCAAACCATCAATGCCTTAGAGGAAGAAAGTCGTGGCTTTTCTACACAAGTAGAAAGAATTTTTCAGGAGTCTGTATATAAGACACAACAAACTATATGGAGAGAGACAAGGAATTTGGCACAAAGACAATTTATTGCCTGA